TCGCCGTCAAAGATGATCCTTTTATCCTGGGTATGCTTCAGGTTGGTTTCCTGGGTCTATTCAGCCTCTTTGCGGCATTCCTCTTTGAGACACCCCGCCTCCCCTCAAGTGGACAGGAATGGGCGATCATCATTGCGCTGGCTATTGTCTGCACGGGGTTCGGATTCACACTTCAGCCTGTAGCCCAAAGGTATACCTCATCTGAACGAACAGGTATTTTTTGTGCGCTAAATCCATTAGTTGCAGCGGTTTTAGGATGGATAATTCTCAATGAACGATTAGGCTATCAGGGAATTATAGGTGCAACGCTGATTCTTCTAGGTCTAACAGCTTCATATCTTATAAAAAAGCCTGATCAAATCACTTGATGATAGGTTCCCCAGCACCTTTTGTGCACATTCGTTAACGTTTGTGAACGTTTTTGTGGTGGAGAATACCTCCAGTCGCTGCTCTCCCTACTCTGTCGCCTTTTCTACTCAGCTGAAGCTGAAGAAAATGCGCAGGGGGATAAAATCCTCCCATCCTTTTCATTGGAATGCATAGAAAAGCTCCCTTAGGGCGAGGCGCTAGGATGAAATTGTGAAGAACGTATTTTTCATACGTGATAAGCAATTTGCATCCGTAGCAACAAAGTCCTACGGGAGCTTTTCAAGCATTGGTGGAGAATACCTCCAGTCACTTCGTTCCCTACGCTGTCGCCTTTTCTACTCAGCTGAAGCTGAAGAAAATGCGCAGGGTGATAAAATCCCCCGATTCATCATGTCAATTAAAAACAATGGCAGTTATAAGTAGTACGATCTAATTATACATACGTTGAAATAGCTTGCTTTAAGAAGCATGTCAATGGTATGTAGTTATATCCATTATGGTCTATTATCATCGGCTCTGCAGTCAATTTTGCAGTCATTCTTATATGACACAATTAAGGTATCCCTACGCTTCTCAGATCCTTCATAACAATCTTGATATGAAAAACGTTAAATTTCATTCGCTAATTAAACTATAGTATAGTCGAGAATACATGCTCACGTGTTATTTTGAAAATAAGTATGACACCTTTCAGTGATTATCTTTACTATGCTAAAACATTACTCCTTAATACATTTAATAATTGATTTTGCTAATTGCCCTGCGCTATTACCGTATTGGAAAAGTTCAATATTTCACATAAGACTTCTGGGGTTTCTTTCATCAACCATATTAAGAAAGATCTCGACTACTTCAGGGTCAAAATGGCTGCCTGAAGCGGCTTTGATGTGTTCAATCACTTTCTCTTCCAGCCATGCTTCCCGATAGGGACGTTCAGATCGTAGGGCATCCCACACATCCACGATGGCAAATATTCGGGCAGCCAAAGGAATCGATTTCTCTTTCAATCCTTGCGGATACCCACTCCCATCCCATTTTTCATGATGGCTGAATGGGATATCCATTGCAGATTGAAGATAGGTAATAGACGAAAGCATGTCAACAGCAAACTGCGGGTGTTTCCGCATGATCACCCATTCTTCGTCGGTAAGTTTTCCGGGCTTTAGAAGGATGCTGTCTGGAATGCCCATTTTACCCATATCGTGTAAAAGTGCCCCACGCCGTACATTTACCAAGGCCGTCTTATCAATGCCAAATTTTTCCGCTAGGCGCACGGTCATTTCGGTCACACGCAAACTATGCCCTTCGGTTTCTTTATCCCGTAGGTCCATCCCACGCGACCAACCTTCGATAGTAGTATCGTAAGCCTGCACAAGATCAATATTTGCCATGAGTAATTCCGCTGTTTTTTGTTGAACGATTGCTTCAAGATTGTTTCTAAGATCAGCAAGTGCATCTTCATTAATTTTTTGATTAGTAATGTCTTTTGCAAATCCTAAAACGCGATACTCTGAGAGCTTTACTGCATCTACTGTCCACCATCGCGTCGAACCGTCTTTGTGTTTATATTGCATTGCCCCACTCGATGAACCCGTCTCCAATAATTTTTTAAAATGATTCATACCAGCTTCTTGATACTCTATAGGTATTATCTCGCCTATACTCATTCGAATAAGTTCATTTTTACTATAGCCAGTTATCTCGGAGGCAGAAATGTTGACCTCTAGGTAATGTCCCATTTCATCAGCTATAAAAACTCCGTCAGGCGCATTTTCTATATAACTGCTGTATTTTTTTTCACTCAATTCTAACTCTTTGTTCACTGATTCAAGTTGAGTCGTTCTTTCAATAACGCGAGATTCCAATTGCTTGTTAAACTCTTCTATCTCTTTCTTTTGATGAAGCAGTTCTTTGTTGGCAATGAGCAACTCGGTTGCGCGCTTTTCTTTTTCAGTATTTTGATAGACTAGTTCCTTATTAGCAATAATTAACTCGGCTGCCCGGTCTGCCTTCTCTCCAGTTTGAAACACAAGCTCTTCATCGGCAATCACTAGCTCCGCTGCTCGGTCTTCCTTTTCTCTAGTTAGAAATATGAGTTCTTTATTTGCCATGGCTAGCTCTGCTGCTCTTTTATTTTTTTCTTTACTTTGAAACTTCAGCTCTTTGTTGACAAAAACGAGATTCTCGGCACGCTTTGCTTTCTCATCGTTTTGAAAAACAAGTTCCTTATTTGCAATAAGTAATTCCGCTGTTTTTTGTTGAATGATTA
This portion of the Alphaproteobacteria bacterium genome encodes:
- a CDS encoding HD domain-containing phosphohydrolase, with translation MDYTNFNTKQLMAKLDELEMLNSKFLREKEQAQNLDFAWSGNLGHWYWNIKTNSVECNNLKITTLGYTMAEVPSRLTYQFFTEKLHPDDYQNTMNAMLLHMQGKVNAYETEYRIQAKDKSWKWFYDRGVITQRDCNGKPEFISGIVFDITARKEHEQELTAFKNNLEVIIQQKTAELLIANKELVFQNDEKAKRAENLVFVNKELKFQSKEKNKRAAELAMANKELIFLTREKEDRAAELVIADEELVFQTGEKADRAAELIIANKELVYQNTEKEKRATELLIANKELLHQKKEIEEFNKQLESRVIERTTQLESVNKELELSEKKYSSYIENAPDGVFIADEMGHYLEVNISASEITGYSKNELIRMSIGEIIPIEYQEAGMNHFKKLLETGSSSGAMQYKHKDGSTRWWTVDAVKLSEYRVLGFAKDITNQKINEDALADLRNNLEAIVQQKTAELLMANIDLVQAYDTTIEGWSRGMDLRDKETEGHSLRVTEMTVRLAEKFGIDKTALVNVRRGALLHDMGKMGIPDSILLKPGKLTDEEWVIMRKHPQFAVDMLSSITYLQSAMDIPFSHHEKWDGSGYPQGLKEKSIPLAARIFAIVDVWDALRSERPYREAWLEEKVIEHIKAASGSHFDPEVVEIFLNMVDERNPRSLM